A window of Amycolatopsis australiensis contains these coding sequences:
- a CDS encoding PLDc N-terminal domain-containing protein, with product MLYLDGLLGIVTLGLWIFCLADVITTDESSCRNLPKGLWLLLVLVVPLVGSIIWLVAGRPHQVTRAPGRYERNAPAFPEYDRPGRFPATNPDDDEEFLRKCRERAEAQRRLAREKRTED from the coding sequence GATGGCCTGCTGGGCATCGTGACGCTGGGGCTGTGGATCTTCTGCCTGGCGGACGTGATCACGACGGACGAGTCGTCCTGCCGCAACCTGCCGAAGGGGCTGTGGCTGCTGCTCGTGCTGGTGGTGCCGCTGGTGGGCTCGATCATCTGGCTGGTGGCGGGCCGTCCGCACCAGGTGACGCGGGCACCCGGCCGGTACGAACGCAACGCACCGGCGTTCCCGGAGTACGACCGCCCGGGCCGCTTCCCGGCGACGAACCCGGACGACGACGAGGAGTTCCTCCGAAAGTGTCGCGAACGCGCGGAGGCCCAGCGCCGGCTGGCCCGCGAAAAGCGCACGGAGGACTGA
- a CDS encoding MarR family winged helix-turn-helix transcriptional regulator, with product MSTEAGPSVEDGVRRLLLLMPRLVGRAKRTPVPEELNGCALAPRHLSLLSYLLFDGPMTVTELAGRLEVAPTTASLMVGDLSRQGVLNREEDPADRRRTIVSITPDKRPAVDAWLARGAKAWSDALAPLTPAERQLVISTLEAYERGTCEGPAC from the coding sequence GTGTCAACGGAGGCGGGACCGAGCGTCGAGGACGGCGTGCGCCGGCTCCTGCTGCTGATGCCACGCCTGGTCGGGCGCGCGAAGCGGACGCCGGTGCCGGAGGAGCTGAACGGCTGCGCGCTGGCGCCGCGGCACCTCTCGCTGCTGTCGTACCTGCTGTTCGACGGCCCGATGACGGTCACCGAGCTGGCCGGCCGCCTGGAGGTCGCCCCGACGACGGCGAGCCTGATGGTCGGCGACCTGAGCCGCCAGGGCGTGCTCAACCGCGAGGAAGACCCGGCGGACCGCCGCCGCACGATCGTGAGCATCACCCCGGACAAGCGCCCGGCGGTGGACGCCTGGCTGGCCCGCGGCGCGAAGGCGTGGAGCGACGCACTGGCCCCGCTGACACCGGCCGAGCGCCAGCTGGTGATCTCGACGCTGGAGGCCTACGAGCGCGGCACCTGCGAGGGCCCCGCCTGCTAG
- a CDS encoding nitroreductase family deazaflavin-dependent oxidoreductase yields the protein MTTPADMNDFNNQVVEEFRANGGKVGGMFADKNVLLLTTIGAKSGQERLSPLVYTRDGDRYVIAASMGGAPKNPAWYHNLVANPKVTVEVGDEKFEATATVITDRAERDRLYAGMVAHAEGFADYEKKTTRVIPIVVLER from the coding sequence ATGACAACACCAGCCGACATGAACGACTTCAACAACCAGGTCGTCGAGGAGTTCCGCGCCAACGGCGGCAAGGTCGGCGGCATGTTCGCGGACAAGAACGTGCTCCTCCTCACCACGATCGGCGCGAAGAGCGGCCAGGAGCGCCTCTCGCCGCTGGTCTACACCCGCGACGGCGACCGCTACGTCATCGCCGCGTCCATGGGCGGCGCGCCGAAGAACCCGGCCTGGTACCACAACCTCGTCGCGAACCCGAAGGTCACCGTCGAGGTCGGCGACGAGAAGTTCGAGGCCACGGCGACCGTGATCACGGACCGCGCCGAGCGCGACCGCCTGTACGCGGGCATGGTCGCCCACGCCGAGGGCTTCGCCGACTACGAGAAGAAGACCACGCGGGTCATCCCGATCGTGGTCCTGGAGCGCTAG
- a CDS encoding acyltransferase family protein has product MSHEDYLGMRRFPGLDGLRALAATMVIFFHFGGTHWTWLSGWVGVYIFFVLSGFLITTLLLREQDRTGGISLSNFYIRRVFRILPPYLVILGGIVAFVVLRAEFHSRDFPQALKYYLTFLNEFLPGNTTGADNFFSGSWTLGIEEKFYLVWPFLLVAIGIGAAKRKFLLVGVAMVALLGLVPPTAGGWVLEYSPTAIYTSTIHYFILASGCLLAILMHYRRGYELLKPLTHPLAAIPVVAAFLALHTNMDSLWHDTRNNLWLLVGYAGLTMLLLVVLVSPGPLRWLLGTAPMRFIGERSYSLYLLQGPVHFAVVQAVPGLAVNRTVTALTVFVVGLAIADLIHRWVEKPLIGFGKQVIARKELRRAERRAGERPAGPRVEAEPEPAAAS; this is encoded by the coding sequence ATGAGCCACGAGGACTACCTCGGGATGCGCCGCTTCCCCGGACTCGACGGGCTCCGCGCCCTGGCCGCGACGATGGTCATCTTCTTCCACTTCGGCGGGACGCACTGGACGTGGCTGTCGGGCTGGGTCGGCGTCTACATCTTCTTCGTGCTGTCCGGGTTCCTGATCACCACGCTGCTGCTGCGCGAGCAGGACCGGACCGGCGGGATCTCGCTGTCGAACTTCTACATCAGGCGCGTGTTCCGGATCCTGCCGCCGTACCTGGTGATCCTCGGCGGGATCGTGGCGTTCGTGGTCCTGCGCGCCGAGTTCCACTCCCGCGACTTCCCGCAGGCGCTGAAGTACTACCTGACGTTCCTGAACGAGTTCCTGCCCGGCAACACCACCGGCGCGGACAACTTCTTCAGCGGCTCGTGGACGCTCGGCATCGAGGAGAAGTTCTACCTGGTCTGGCCGTTCCTGCTGGTGGCGATCGGGATCGGCGCGGCGAAGCGCAAGTTCCTGCTGGTCGGCGTGGCGATGGTCGCGCTGCTGGGGCTGGTGCCGCCGACCGCGGGCGGCTGGGTGCTCGAGTACTCGCCGACCGCGATCTACACCTCGACCATCCACTACTTCATCCTGGCCAGCGGCTGCCTGCTCGCGATCCTGATGCACTACCGCCGCGGGTACGAGCTGCTCAAGCCGCTGACGCACCCGCTGGCGGCGATCCCGGTGGTCGCGGCCTTCCTGGCGCTGCACACGAACATGGACAGCCTCTGGCACGACACGCGCAACAACCTCTGGCTGCTGGTCGGCTACGCGGGCCTGACGATGCTGCTGCTGGTCGTGCTGGTCAGCCCGGGTCCGCTGCGCTGGCTGCTGGGCACGGCTCCGATGCGGTTCATCGGCGAGCGGTCGTACTCGCTGTACCTGCTGCAGGGGCCGGTGCACTTCGCGGTGGTGCAGGCCGTGCCGGGGCTGGCGGTGAACCGCACGGTCACCGCGCTGACGGTGTTCGTCGTCGGGCTGGCGATCGCGGACCTCATCCACCGCTGGGTGGAGAAGCCGCTGATCGGCTTCGGCAAGCAGGTCATCGCCCGGAAAGAACTCCGGCGCGCGGAGCGGCGGGCCGGTGAGCGGCCGGCCGGCCCGCGCGTCGAAGCCGAACCCGAACCGGCCGCGGCGTCCTGA
- a CDS encoding FAD-binding oxidoreductase, with the protein MNILRPGQDGYADEVAGFQTSVANTPAVVVAAETAEDVVAAVKYAAEHGLRVAVQATGHGLTEGTDGLLISTRRMTGVEIDAAARTARVGAGVRWGAVIEAAAKHGLAPLSGSSPDVGVVGYTLSGGFGLMARRYGRAADHVRAIDVVTPDGELRTVTPGADLFWALRGGRAGFGVVTALEFGLVPVTELYGGGLYFDTADLPSVLRVWRTWSMTAPDELSTSIALIPLPDLPMLPEPVRGKHVAHVRIAYLGQDGDELVAPLRAAAPVLMDTLKRLPFTESGSIASDPPHPHPYHGTNATVSALNDGMLAAIVEHAGPGAPVDTVLIIDRLGGELARRRVDGAGWDSGAEFVVRALSMVGDDGVETVRGAHGKLFEALAPWSTGRLLPFVYGEHDPAEVAESVFPPADLARLRVIKHRYDPASAFPAV; encoded by the coding sequence ATGAACATCCTCCGCCCTGGTCAGGACGGTTACGCCGACGAGGTCGCCGGCTTCCAGACGTCGGTCGCGAACACGCCTGCGGTGGTTGTCGCCGCCGAAACCGCCGAAGACGTCGTCGCCGCGGTCAAGTACGCCGCCGAGCACGGGCTGCGGGTCGCCGTCCAGGCCACCGGGCACGGCCTGACCGAAGGCACCGACGGGCTGCTGATCAGCACGCGCCGGATGACCGGCGTGGAGATCGACGCGGCGGCGCGGACCGCGCGCGTCGGCGCCGGCGTGCGCTGGGGCGCGGTGATCGAGGCCGCCGCGAAGCACGGGCTGGCCCCGCTCAGCGGCTCGTCGCCGGACGTCGGCGTCGTCGGCTACACGCTCAGCGGCGGTTTCGGGCTGATGGCCCGGCGCTACGGCCGCGCGGCCGACCACGTGCGCGCGATCGACGTCGTCACCCCGGACGGGGAGCTCCGCACGGTGACGCCGGGGGCGGACCTGTTCTGGGCCCTGCGCGGCGGCCGCGCCGGCTTCGGCGTCGTGACCGCGCTGGAGTTCGGCCTGGTCCCGGTGACCGAGCTGTACGGCGGCGGGCTGTACTTCGACACCGCGGACCTGCCGTCGGTGCTGCGCGTCTGGCGGACGTGGTCGATGACCGCGCCCGACGAGCTGTCCACGTCGATCGCCCTGATCCCGCTGCCGGACCTGCCGATGCTGCCGGAACCGGTGCGCGGCAAGCACGTCGCCCACGTCCGGATCGCCTACCTCGGCCAGGACGGCGACGAGCTGGTCGCGCCGCTGCGGGCCGCGGCACCGGTGCTGATGGACACGCTCAAGCGGCTGCCGTTCACCGAATCGGGTTCGATCGCGAGCGATCCGCCGCACCCGCACCCGTACCACGGCACGAACGCGACGGTGTCGGCGCTGAACGACGGAATGCTGGCGGCGATCGTCGAGCACGCGGGCCCGGGCGCACCGGTGGACACGGTCCTGATCATCGACCGGCTCGGCGGCGAGCTGGCGCGCCGCCGGGTGGACGGCGCCGGCTGGGACTCGGGCGCGGAGTTCGTGGTGCGGGCGCTGTCGATGGTCGGCGACGACGGCGTGGAGACCGTCCGGGGCGCGCACGGAAAGCTGTTCGAGGCGCTGGCACCCTGGTCGACGGGCCGCCTGCTGCCGTTCGTCTACGGCGAGCACGACCCGGCCGAGGTCGCCGAGAGCGTCTTCCCCCCGGCGGACCTGGCCCGGCTGCGCGTGATCAAGCACCGGTACGATCCGGCGTCGGCCTTCCCCGCCGTGTGA
- a CDS encoding LysR family transcriptional regulator has protein sequence MELHQLAYFVAVAEEGSFTRAAERLHVAQPGVSAQVKRLERELGQQLLDRSGRTVGLTDVGAAALPHARAALAAVQGVREAVDELAGLVRGQVAIGAVTSAGPVGLPDLLARFHERYPAVEITLAEANSDAMLAALREGRLDLAVVGLSTDPPPGIATQVLIDEPFLAVTVGFLEGRAEVPIPELAGLPVMALPKGTGLRTALDTAFASHGLAPRIAFEAADPNVLVQLAMRGLGVAVVPESLARYHAADLAVIDIVRPRLRGVLALAWRTDGPLSPAARALIAFARASYRS, from the coding sequence ATGGAACTGCATCAGCTCGCGTATTTCGTCGCTGTCGCCGAGGAAGGCAGCTTCACGCGGGCGGCGGAACGGCTGCACGTCGCCCAGCCCGGCGTCAGCGCGCAGGTCAAACGGCTCGAGCGCGAGCTGGGGCAGCAGCTGCTGGACCGGTCGGGCCGCACGGTCGGGCTCACCGACGTCGGGGCCGCCGCGCTGCCGCACGCGCGCGCCGCGCTCGCGGCGGTGCAGGGCGTGCGCGAGGCCGTCGACGAGCTGGCCGGGCTGGTCCGCGGCCAGGTCGCGATCGGCGCGGTGACGTCGGCGGGCCCGGTCGGGCTGCCGGACTTGCTCGCCCGCTTCCACGAGCGGTACCCGGCGGTGGAGATCACGCTGGCCGAGGCCAACTCGGACGCGATGCTGGCGGCCCTGCGCGAAGGACGGCTGGACCTGGCGGTCGTCGGCCTCTCGACGGATCCGCCGCCGGGCATCGCGACGCAGGTCCTCATCGACGAGCCGTTCCTCGCGGTGACCGTGGGTTTCCTCGAAGGCCGCGCGGAGGTCCCGATCCCGGAGCTGGCCGGGCTGCCGGTCATGGCGCTGCCGAAGGGCACGGGCCTGCGCACGGCGCTGGACACGGCGTTCGCGAGCCACGGCCTGGCCCCGCGCATCGCGTTCGAGGCGGCGGACCCGAACGTGCTGGTGCAGCTGGCGATGCGCGGGCTCGGGGTGGCGGTGGTGCCGGAGTCGCTGGCCCGCTACCACGCGGCCGACCTGGCGGTGATCGACATCGTGCGGCCGCGGCTGCGGGGTGTGCTGGCGCTGGCCTGGCGCACGGACGGGCCGCTGAGCCCGGCCGCCAGGGCGCTGATCGCCTTCGCCCGCGCGAGCTACCGCTCTTGA
- a CDS encoding oxygenase MpaB family protein, with translation MAGTALRDAVAGAGLLAGTANVIMQLSRAPVGYGVLESRVESGNLFRHPVKRTRTTLTYLAVATMGTDAERAAYRRAVDRVHARVRSTAESRVAYNAFDPGLQLWVAACLYKGFEDVCLAFVGGEPHRFYRDAARFGTTLQVRPEMWPADREAFGKYWAAGLAEVRVDDTVRRYLTDLVELRFLPAPAAALGRRFHRFVTTGFLPQRFRDELRLPWTAADQRRFDTVIAAIGRVTRVLPGPLRRFPFNLCLWDLRRRLRAGRPLV, from the coding sequence ATGGCCGGGACCGCCCTGCGGGACGCCGTCGCCGGGGCGGGGCTGCTCGCCGGGACCGCGAACGTGATCATGCAGCTCTCGCGCGCGCCGGTCGGCTACGGCGTGCTCGAAAGCCGCGTCGAGAGCGGCAACCTCTTCCGGCACCCGGTGAAGCGGACGCGGACCACGCTGACCTACCTCGCGGTCGCCACGATGGGCACGGACGCCGAGCGCGCCGCCTACCGCCGTGCCGTCGACCGGGTTCACGCCCGGGTGCGGTCGACGGCTGAGAGTCGCGTCGCCTACAACGCGTTCGATCCCGGACTCCAGCTGTGGGTCGCCGCGTGCCTGTACAAGGGCTTCGAGGACGTCTGCCTGGCGTTCGTCGGCGGCGAACCACATCGCTTCTACCGCGACGCGGCCCGGTTCGGCACCACGCTGCAGGTCCGTCCCGAGATGTGGCCGGCCGACCGCGAAGCCTTCGGGAAGTACTGGGCCGCCGGGCTGGCCGAGGTCCGCGTCGACGACACCGTGCGCCGCTACCTCACGGACCTCGTCGAGCTGCGGTTCCTGCCCGCGCCCGCGGCGGCGCTCGGCCGCCGGTTCCACCGGTTCGTCACGACGGGTTTCCTGCCGCAGCGCTTCCGCGACGAGCTGCGCCTGCCCTGGACGGCGGCCGACCAGCGCCGGTTCGACACCGTGATCGCCGCGATCGGCCGGGTGACTCGCGTCCTGCCCGGCCCGCTGCGGCGGTTTCCCTTCAACCTCTGCCTCTGGGACCTGCGCCGCCGGCTGCGTGCGGGACGGCCGCTGGTCTGA
- a CDS encoding DNA polymerase domain-containing protein gives MTSSDEVRHGVKLSSLDQEVFSGAGVTKREWIGYLEAVADRMLPELRDRQLTVLRVLRGQGPFMQKNLPKYTPDWVERVTVWAETSKRDVSYALCNDLRTLVWFGNQRAIEFHTSLFRGEPGHGPTHLILDLDPPEDGPFSLAVGAAKLVREALRADGLDGAVKTSGAKGVHVFVPLAPGQSIEDIAAATRAVAARAERIDPALGTTEFIKERREGKVFLDSTRAGGATVVCVYSPRHRPGAPVSFPVRWADLDGVKPGDFTVSTVPSLLDGGDPWTAEMPEPFVLPADLVEEGHTIPIARVAAMHEGKRRARAARESG, from the coding sequence ATGACCAGCAGCGACGAAGTTCGCCACGGCGTCAAGTTGAGCAGCCTGGACCAGGAGGTCTTCTCCGGTGCCGGGGTGACCAAGCGCGAGTGGATCGGTTACCTCGAAGCCGTCGCCGACCGGATGCTGCCGGAGCTGCGGGACCGGCAGCTGACCGTGCTGCGGGTGTTGCGCGGGCAGGGGCCGTTCATGCAGAAGAACCTGCCCAAGTACACCCCGGACTGGGTCGAGCGGGTGACCGTGTGGGCCGAGACGTCGAAGCGGGACGTCTCGTACGCGCTGTGCAACGACCTGCGCACGCTGGTCTGGTTCGGCAACCAGCGGGCGATCGAGTTCCACACGTCCCTCTTCCGCGGCGAGCCCGGCCACGGCCCGACGCACCTGATCCTCGACCTCGACCCGCCCGAGGACGGCCCGTTCTCCCTCGCCGTCGGCGCCGCGAAGCTGGTGCGTGAGGCGTTGCGCGCCGACGGGCTCGACGGCGCCGTGAAGACGAGCGGCGCCAAGGGCGTGCACGTCTTCGTGCCGCTCGCGCCGGGCCAGTCGATCGAGGACATCGCGGCGGCGACGCGCGCGGTCGCGGCCAGGGCGGAGCGGATCGACCCGGCGCTGGGCACGACCGAGTTCATCAAGGAACGCCGCGAAGGCAAGGTGTTCCTCGATTCGACGCGGGCGGGCGGCGCGACGGTCGTGTGCGTCTACAGCCCGCGCCACCGCCCGGGCGCGCCGGTCTCGTTCCCGGTGCGGTGGGCCGACCTGGACGGCGTGAAGCCGGGCGACTTCACGGTGTCGACGGTCCCGTCCCTGCTCGACGGCGGCGACCCGTGGACGGCGGAGATGCCGGAGCCGTTCGTGTTGCCGGCCGACCTGGTCGAGGAGGGCCACACGATCCCGATCGCCAGGGTGGCCGCGATGCACGAAGGCAAGCGCCGAGCCCGCGCGGCCCGCGAATCGGGCTAG
- a CDS encoding recombinase family protein, producing MADDDKVTAGQGRRPLVLDSYGRLSKVPETGELEKVEDQHADNRKVIERVGGVLGLELSDGLSAWTRGVRRKDWERLLARVESGESDGCVVWHTDRLFRQPRDLETLIDLAEHGYKVYSAHGERDLANPDDRFILRIEVAHAARSSDDTSRRLKRRFETFRAQGRSTGGPRRFGFPGKDQTWTPGDGETDADRPEVSAELVERERQALRDGAKLLLSEDGSMGKVVAQWNAAGIRTAAGREWVHASASATFQRASLGGYVVHDGAIVGRLEGEPILDQRTYDRIQALFAGRKRGRVAGLGHIGTGILRCGVCGRKLTARTDKSKTYKQDGAPRAVYFCAKQRRGCGKVFIDQRAVDAELLTFTVERLSDERHAAQVTALRSQVAERLKELDAEIKEIKALQAGLSDRVGHRKMSLDEFDIANEPLATDLARLSAEQKTLEAEVPQGPTEAASEASLVADWEDGDLAEKRAMLTRAIGSDRLCALPGVRTGKRVFDRTRLKPFTSKQFAKLVADWNATQA from the coding sequence ATGGCGGACGACGACAAGGTTACTGCTGGTCAGGGCAGGCGGCCGTTGGTGCTGGACTCCTACGGCCGCCTGTCGAAGGTCCCGGAGACGGGTGAGCTGGAGAAGGTTGAAGATCAGCACGCCGACAACCGGAAGGTGATCGAGCGGGTCGGCGGTGTGCTCGGGCTGGAGCTGTCGGACGGGCTGTCGGCATGGACGCGCGGCGTCCGTCGCAAGGACTGGGAGCGGCTGCTTGCGCGGGTCGAGTCCGGCGAGTCGGACGGGTGCGTGGTGTGGCACACCGACAGGTTGTTCCGGCAGCCGCGCGACCTCGAAACGCTGATCGATCTCGCCGAGCATGGCTACAAGGTGTACTCGGCGCACGGTGAGCGTGACTTGGCCAATCCGGATGACCGGTTCATCCTGCGGATCGAGGTGGCGCATGCCGCGCGGTCGAGTGATGACACCTCACGGCGGCTGAAGCGGCGGTTCGAGACCTTTCGGGCGCAGGGCCGGTCGACCGGTGGCCCGCGTCGGTTCGGGTTTCCGGGCAAGGACCAGACCTGGACCCCCGGCGACGGCGAGACGGACGCGGACCGTCCCGAGGTCTCGGCGGAGCTGGTCGAGCGGGAACGGCAGGCGCTGCGGGACGGGGCGAAGCTGTTGCTGTCCGAGGACGGCTCGATGGGCAAGGTGGTGGCCCAGTGGAACGCGGCTGGCATCCGCACGGCGGCAGGCCGCGAGTGGGTGCACGCGTCGGCGTCGGCGACCTTCCAACGCGCTTCACTCGGCGGTTACGTCGTCCATGACGGGGCAATCGTCGGTCGGTTGGAGGGTGAGCCGATCTTGGACCAGCGCACCTATGACCGCATTCAGGCGCTGTTCGCCGGGCGCAAGCGCGGACGGGTCGCGGGTCTGGGACACATCGGGACCGGCATTCTGCGGTGCGGGGTGTGCGGCCGAAAGCTGACCGCGCGCACGGACAAGTCCAAAACGTACAAGCAGGACGGGGCGCCACGGGCGGTGTACTTCTGCGCGAAGCAGCGGCGCGGGTGCGGGAAAGTCTTCATCGATCAGCGTGCAGTGGACGCGGAGTTGCTGACCTTTACCGTCGAACGGCTGTCCGATGAGCGCCACGCCGCGCAGGTCACCGCGCTGCGATCCCAGGTCGCCGAACGGTTGAAGGAGCTGGACGCAGAGATCAAGGAGATCAAGGCGCTGCAGGCGGGGCTGTCGGACCGGGTGGGGCACCGGAAGATGTCGTTGGACGAGTTCGACATCGCGAACGAGCCGCTTGCGACTGACCTGGCGCGGCTGAGTGCTGAGCAGAAGACGTTGGAAGCTGAGGTGCCACAGGGCCCTACTGAGGCAGCGTCGGAAGCCAGCCTCGTTGCTGACTGGGAGGACGGTGATCTCGCCGAGAAACGCGCGATGTTGACCCGGGCGATCGGATCGGACAGGCTGTGCGCGCTGCCTGGCGTTCGCACCGGTAAGCGCGTGTTCGATCGGACGCGGCTCAAGCCGTTCACCTCGAAGCAGTTCGCAAAGCTTGTCGCCGACTGGAACGCAACGCAGGCGTAG
- a CDS encoding FtsK/SpoIIIE domain-containing protein: MNTEPEGGALARTGSREVEHVGPVLDGELIDDTLPQPRHRTARRRFARWWQHSSRVPPWLKSKPQAVQAAKDGVVWVLKSPWRYLGAVVRGVVVGGRWWRGWVKVRDYRTAAEESDKLADKFTEIRELTLFRWKVTGAVLAILALAVAVVDLVYGADPLWIAGGVASVALAVLGRRKDGNPGRKPALAGPRTLTWTMDPQVLVDAFRDAKLIGKDEALRLVERATRVGDGWAITVDLPATRKAADVVKNRDALASALAVDEVQLIVERVRGNGGHAGRVSMWVADEDPYSKPPVRTPLLGVSRWDAWRPVPFGRDARDRRVDLPLVWTSLLVGAIPRQGKTFAARLAAAGLILDAWVRLYVADFKAGKDWDAAGQVAHRFMSGDEPDHVLTLVDWLVELVGEVQGRFRRMRDLDDLTCPESKVTPEMSRDTSLNMPITAIFIDEVQVPLEDRTPVVVHGKKVNAGEYVGELLTWLAKKGPAAGIVLVLATQRPDSKTIPSGLRAVLGSRFALRVMDWRDSNIVLGEQMNTRGYDSSRLLPSHKGVGILRPDGATAAGADVLATTVRTYYMPNEDWQTICQQGRALRMEAGTLTGHANGQDTRLTLDHAAVARAIGAGTTPAPEAATPAELPEPLASVAAYLGDDLDDGDREFVPTAELVEALDVEATAFGRQMGDHGCRPTRDRVQDADGTVKRVRGYLVAEIRAAIARVSSGDYDDAGTSRDGAG, from the coding sequence ATGAACACTGAACCGGAAGGGGGTGCGCTGGCCCGGACGGGCTCGCGGGAAGTCGAGCATGTCGGGCCAGTGCTCGACGGCGAGTTGATCGATGACACGTTGCCGCAGCCGCGCCACCGGACCGCCCGACGCCGGTTCGCGCGATGGTGGCAGCACTCGTCCCGCGTTCCGCCGTGGCTCAAGAGCAAGCCGCAAGCCGTGCAGGCTGCCAAGGATGGCGTGGTCTGGGTGCTCAAGTCGCCGTGGCGGTACCTCGGCGCCGTGGTGCGCGGCGTCGTCGTCGGCGGCCGGTGGTGGCGAGGCTGGGTGAAGGTGCGGGACTACCGCACGGCTGCCGAGGAGTCGGACAAGCTCGCCGACAAGTTCACCGAGATCCGCGAACTCACCCTGTTTCGGTGGAAGGTCACCGGCGCCGTGCTCGCCATCCTCGCGCTGGCAGTGGCGGTGGTGGATCTCGTGTACGGCGCCGATCCACTCTGGATCGCCGGTGGCGTCGCGTCGGTCGCGCTGGCGGTCCTCGGGCGTCGCAAAGACGGGAACCCGGGCCGGAAACCGGCCTTGGCTGGTCCACGGACTCTGACCTGGACGATGGACCCGCAGGTCCTGGTGGACGCGTTCCGGGACGCGAAGCTGATCGGCAAGGACGAAGCGCTTCGGCTCGTCGAGCGCGCCACGCGGGTCGGCGACGGGTGGGCGATCACAGTCGACCTCCCGGCGACCCGCAAGGCGGCCGACGTGGTGAAGAACCGCGACGCGCTCGCGTCGGCGCTGGCGGTCGACGAGGTGCAGCTCATCGTGGAACGCGTCCGAGGCAACGGTGGCCATGCAGGTCGGGTGTCGATGTGGGTGGCCGACGAGGACCCCTACAGCAAACCGCCCGTGCGGACACCGCTGCTCGGCGTGTCCCGGTGGGACGCGTGGCGGCCGGTGCCGTTCGGCCGGGACGCCCGGGACCGGCGGGTCGACCTACCGCTCGTGTGGACATCCCTGCTCGTCGGAGCGATCCCCCGGCAAGGGAAGACGTTCGCCGCGAGGCTCGCGGCCGCCGGCCTGATCCTGGACGCCTGGGTCCGGCTGTACGTGGCGGACTTCAAGGCCGGAAAGGACTGGGACGCCGCCGGCCAGGTCGCGCACCGCTTCATGTCCGGCGACGAACCCGACCACGTCCTGACCCTCGTGGACTGGCTGGTCGAGCTGGTCGGCGAGGTGCAGGGCCGGTTCCGGCGGATGCGAGACCTGGACGACCTGACCTGCCCGGAGTCGAAGGTCACGCCGGAGATGTCCCGCGACACCTCGCTGAACATGCCGATTACGGCGATCTTCATCGATGAGGTGCAGGTGCCCTTGGAGGACCGGACGCCCGTTGTGGTCCACGGAAAGAAGGTGAACGCAGGTGAGTACGTCGGCGAGTTGCTGACCTGGTTGGCGAAGAAGGGACCGGCGGCCGGGATCGTGCTCGTGCTGGCCACGCAGCGACCGGACTCGAAAACGATCCCGTCCGGGCTGCGAGCGGTGCTCGGCTCGCGGTTCGCGCTGCGGGTGATGGACTGGCGCGATTCCAACATCGTGCTCGGCGAGCAGATGAACACGCGCGGGTACGACTCCAGTCGGCTGCTGCCGTCCCACAAAGGCGTGGGCATCCTCCGCCCGGACGGCGCCACGGCGGCCGGAGCCGACGTCCTCGCTACCACGGTCCGGACCTACTACATGCCGAACGAGGACTGGCAGACCATCTGCCAGCAAGGCCGGGCACTACGGATGGAAGCTGGGACGCTCACCGGCCACGCGAACGGGCAGGACACCCGACTCACGCTCGACCACGCCGCCGTAGCGCGTGCCATCGGCGCCGGAACCACCCCGGCGCCTGAAGCGGCCACGCCGGCGGAGCTGCCCGAACCGCTCGCGTCGGTGGCCGCCTACCTCGGCGACGACCTGGACGACGGCGACCGGGAGTTCGTACCGACCGCCGAGCTGGTCGAAGCGCTCGACGTCGAGGCGACCGCGTTCGGGCGGCAAATGGGCGACCACGGCTGCCGCCCAACTCGCGATCGCGTGCAGGACGCGGACGGCACGGTGAAGCGCGTTCGCGGCTACCTGGTCGCCGAGATCCGGGCCGCCATTGCGCGCGTGTCATCTGGTGACTACGACGATGCGGGCACCTCGCGGGATGGCGCTGGATGA
- a CDS encoding WhiB family transcriptional regulator: MTVHNYEEMAAQLDRYADVPDDVLTNLVTRDGLCFWAFDRADMPELTGDDPPDRELAARLCAGCPVVDECLELDLRTAGPATLGVWGALPETDRRALHPAWLRRRGGEPR, encoded by the coding sequence ATGACCGTACACAACTACGAGGAGATGGCCGCTCAGCTCGACCGGTACGCCGACGTGCCGGACGACGTGCTCACGAACCTGGTAACCAGGGACGGCCTGTGCTTCTGGGCGTTCGACCGAGCCGACATGCCCGAACTGACCGGGGACGACCCGCCGGATAGGGAGCTGGCCGCCCGGCTGTGCGCCGGATGCCCGGTCGTCGACGAGTGCCTGGAACTCGACCTGCGCACCGCCGGGCCGGCCACGCTCGGCGTCTGGGGCGCACTGCCGGAGACCGACCGACGCGCGCTCCACCCGGCGTGGCTGCGACGCCGTGGAGGTGAGCCGCGATGA
- a CDS encoding helix-turn-helix domain-containing protein, which yields MQKNIPDAGGPAFYSLADAAWILGVDRNEIHRAIRVGSLRAERRRSRLVIPAAELRRVLDGGVR from the coding sequence ATGCAGAAGAACATTCCTGACGCCGGTGGTCCGGCGTTCTACTCACTGGCCGACGCCGCGTGGATTCTCGGCGTCGACCGCAACGAGATCCATCGCGCTATCCGGGTCGGTTCGCTCCGCGCCGAGCGGCGCCGCTCCCGACTCGTCATCCCGGCCGCCGAGCTGCGACGCGTGCTCGACGGGGGTGTGCGATGA